From Streptomyces sp. CMB-StM0423, a single genomic window includes:
- a CDS encoding M20/M25/M40 family metallo-hydrolase, which produces MSPQPRGTNRRTVLAAGAAATAAAGVTAGPAAASGPAAPADQGSGRPPATVQRPGRELRALLAEVDAGRIEADVRRLAAFGTRHTLSTQDDPDRGIGAARDWIHRRMRQHAAASGGRMTVELQSYVQQPANRIPVPTRITNVLATLRGDTDPDRVYVVSGHYDSRASDVMDATSDAPGADDDASGVAVAMELARVLATRRTAATIVLAAVAGEEQGLYGAAHMAEQFRIRGTRVQGMFTNDIVGSSTADDGTRDPRTVRLFAEGVPTAETPAEANTRRSVGGENDSPARQLARFVRDVADNDATGTGVRVIYRRDRYLRGGDHIPFLERRFPAARFTEPAEDYAHQHQDVRVEDGKQYGDLPEFCDFGYIARVARVNLAAVWTLAQAPGTPTGVGIVTSALTNDTELIWDRGTEPDLAGYEVVRRETTAPEWTQVEPVGDVTRHTVRASKDNVFFGLRAVNRAGQRSPVAFPVPRS; this is translated from the coding sequence GTGTCGCCGCAACCGCGAGGTACGAACCGGAGGACCGTCCTGGCGGCCGGTGCCGCCGCCACCGCCGCCGCCGGGGTCACGGCCGGGCCGGCCGCCGCGAGCGGCCCCGCCGCGCCCGCGGACCAGGGCTCCGGCCGCCCGCCCGCCACCGTCCAGCGGCCAGGACGGGAGCTGCGGGCCCTGCTCGCCGAGGTGGACGCGGGACGGATCGAGGCCGACGTACGCCGCCTCGCCGCCTTCGGCACCCGGCACACCCTCTCCACCCAGGACGACCCCGACCGCGGCATCGGCGCCGCCCGCGACTGGATCCACCGCCGGATGCGTCAGCACGCCGCCGCCTCCGGCGGCCGGATGACCGTCGAGCTGCAGTCGTACGTCCAGCAGCCCGCCAACCGCATCCCCGTCCCCACCCGCATCACCAACGTCCTCGCCACCCTGCGCGGAGACACCGACCCCGACCGCGTCTACGTCGTCTCCGGCCACTACGACTCCCGCGCCAGCGACGTCATGGACGCCACCTCCGACGCCCCCGGCGCCGACGACGACGCCTCCGGCGTCGCCGTCGCCATGGAGCTGGCCCGGGTGCTGGCCACCCGCCGCACCGCCGCGACGATCGTGCTGGCCGCGGTGGCGGGGGAGGAGCAGGGGCTGTACGGGGCCGCGCACATGGCGGAGCAGTTCCGGATCAGGGGCACCCGGGTCCAGGGCATGTTCACCAACGACATCGTGGGCAGCTCCACCGCCGACGACGGCACCCGCGACCCGCGTACCGTACGGCTCTTCGCCGAGGGCGTCCCCACCGCCGAGACCCCCGCCGAGGCCAACACCCGCCGCTCCGTCGGCGGCGAGAACGACTCCCCGGCGCGGCAGCTCGCCCGGTTCGTACGCGACGTGGCGGACAACGACGCCACCGGGACGGGCGTCCGCGTGATCTACCGCCGCGACCGCTACCTCCGCGGCGGCGACCACATCCCGTTCCTCGAACGCCGCTTCCCCGCCGCCCGCTTCACCGAGCCCGCAGAGGACTACGCGCACCAGCACCAGGACGTCCGCGTGGAGGACGGCAAGCAGTACGGCGACCTGCCCGAGTTCTGCGACTTCGGCTACATCGCGCGCGTCGCGCGGGTCAACCTCGCCGCCGTCTGGACCCTCGCCCAGGCCCCGGGCACGCCGACGGGCGTGGGCATCGTCACCTCCGCGCTGACCAACGACACGGAGCTGATCTGGGACCGCGGTACGGAGCCGGACCTCGCCGGGTACGAGGTGGTGCGGCGGGAGACGACGGCGCCGGAGTGGACGCAGGTCGAGCCGGTCGGCGACGTGACCCGGCACACCGTGCGGGCGTCGAAGGACAATGTCTTCTTCGGCCTACGGGCCGTGAACCGCGCCGGGCAGCGCAGCCCGGTGGCCTTCCCGGTGCCGCGGAGCTGA
- a CDS encoding gluconokinase: protein MGVSGAGKSTVARLLADRLGWALAEADDFHPRTNIEKMRAGTPLTDADREPWLRAIAAWLAGWADAGENAIVTCSALKRAYRDILREAGPRVRFVHLHGDHDTLARRLGGRSGHFMPPALLDSQLADLEPLTADEDGVAVEIGGTPEEVAEEALRRLALPQPPPHR from the coding sequence ATGGGCGTCTCCGGCGCCGGCAAGAGCACCGTCGCCCGGCTCCTCGCCGACCGGCTCGGCTGGGCGCTCGCGGAGGCCGACGACTTCCACCCCCGTACGAACATCGAGAAGATGCGCGCCGGCACCCCCCTCACCGACGCCGACCGCGAGCCGTGGCTGCGGGCGATCGCCGCGTGGCTGGCGGGGTGGGCGGACGCCGGCGAGAACGCGATCGTCACCTGCTCCGCCCTCAAGCGCGCCTACCGCGACATCCTCCGCGAGGCCGGCCCCCGCGTCCGCTTCGTCCACCTGCACGGCGACCACGACACGCTTGCCCGCCGACTGGGCGGCAGGTCTGGCCACTTCATGCCGCCGGCGCTGCTGGATTCGCAGTTGGCGGACCTGGAGCCGCTGACGGCGGACGAGGACGGGGTGGCGGTGGAGATCGGGGGGACGCCGGAGGAGGTGGCGGAGGAGGCGCTACGCCGCCTGGCCCTGCCGCAGCCCCCACCGCACAGGTAA
- a CDS encoding FadR/GntR family transcriptional regulator: protein MELRGVGHGKRENETSPPPPAADAAVLHSSVLDTIGEEITGDALPEGHVLTLEQIRERFGVSRTVARETMRILESMGLVRSRRRVGITVQPRASWNVYDPRVIWWRLSGPGRNAQLRSLTELRIAVEPLAAGAAARSASAAERERATEIAATLRTLGEAGDLDRFLEADIAFHTLLLQASGNEMFGALADVVAVVLQGRTQLGLMPHHPEPAALDLHEAVADAVAGGRPRDAETGMRELLAEVRHAMLPLWEPRTRRG, encoded by the coding sequence GTGGAGCTACGGGGCGTTGGCCATGGGAAGCGGGAGAACGAGACGTCCCCGCCGCCCCCCGCCGCCGACGCCGCCGTCCTGCACAGCTCCGTCCTCGACACCATCGGCGAGGAGATCACCGGCGACGCCCTCCCCGAGGGCCACGTGCTCACGCTGGAGCAGATCCGCGAGCGCTTCGGCGTCTCCCGCACCGTCGCCCGCGAGACCATGCGGATCCTGGAGTCGATGGGCCTGGTCCGCTCCCGCCGCCGGGTCGGCATCACCGTCCAGCCCCGCGCCTCGTGGAACGTCTACGACCCCCGCGTCATCTGGTGGCGCCTCTCCGGGCCCGGCCGCAACGCGCAGCTCCGCTCGCTGACCGAACTCCGCATCGCCGTCGAGCCGCTCGCCGCCGGTGCCGCCGCCCGCAGTGCCTCCGCCGCGGAGCGCGAACGGGCCACCGAGATCGCCGCGACCCTCCGCACCCTCGGCGAGGCCGGCGACCTCGACCGCTTCCTGGAGGCGGACATCGCCTTCCACACCCTGCTGCTCCAGGCCAGCGGCAACGAGATGTTCGGCGCGCTCGCCGACGTCGTCGCCGTCGTCCTCCAGGGCCGTACCCAGCTCGGCCTCATGCCCCACCACCCCGAGCCCGCGGCCCTCGACCTGCACGAGGCCGTCGCCGACGCGGTCGCGGGCGGCCGGCCGCGGGACGCGGAGACCGGGATGCGGGAGCTGCTGGCGGAGGTGCGGCACGCGATGCTGCCGCTGTGGGAGCCGCGTACGCGCAGGGGGTGA
- the sigJ gene encoding RNA polymerase sigma factor SigJ: MTNRDAQDAAPDTRQGAPRDTEEMLARSFEASRPRLLRVAYTMTGSLVEAEDCVQEAWLRLRRLDDPGYVRDLGAWLTTTVSRLALDALSSARARREQYVGTWLPEPLVAGRSDDDPADRVTLDESVSMALLVVLERLSPAERTAFVLHDVFSVPFPEIAEVVGRSPAAVRQLASRARRQVEDGRPRTPATETQQRELVAAFTAACQDGDLPGLIALLDPDVVLRGDGGGKAVTLQRTERKSGRVAQMIVAYAGYVGPLHIRPIEVNGTAGLAMRGNDGHLSVLSFTVDAGRITAIDIMRNPDKLARVPDLD; the protein is encoded by the coding sequence ATGACGAATCGGGACGCGCAGGACGCCGCACCGGACACCAGACAGGGCGCCCCGCGGGACACGGAGGAAATGCTCGCACGGTCTTTCGAGGCCAGCAGGCCGCGGCTGCTGCGTGTGGCGTACACGATGACCGGCTCCCTGGTGGAGGCCGAGGACTGCGTGCAGGAGGCGTGGCTGCGGCTGCGGCGGCTGGACGACCCCGGCTATGTCCGCGACCTGGGCGCCTGGCTGACGACGACGGTCAGCCGGCTGGCGCTGGACGCGCTGAGCAGCGCGCGGGCGCGGCGCGAGCAGTACGTGGGCACGTGGCTGCCCGAGCCGCTGGTCGCGGGCCGCTCCGACGACGACCCGGCCGACCGGGTGACGCTGGACGAGTCGGTGAGCATGGCGCTGCTGGTGGTGCTGGAGCGGCTGTCGCCTGCCGAGCGCACCGCGTTCGTGCTGCACGACGTCTTCAGCGTGCCGTTCCCCGAGATCGCCGAGGTCGTCGGCCGCTCGCCGGCGGCCGTGCGGCAGTTGGCGTCGCGGGCGCGGCGGCAGGTGGAGGACGGCAGGCCGCGGACGCCGGCGACGGAGACGCAGCAGCGGGAGCTGGTGGCGGCGTTCACCGCGGCGTGCCAGGACGGCGACCTGCCGGGCCTCATCGCGCTGCTCGACCCGGACGTGGTGCTGCGGGGCGACGGCGGCGGCAAGGCCGTCACGCTCCAGCGCACCGAGCGCAAGTCGGGCCGGGTGGCACAGATGATCGTCGCGTACGCGGGCTACGTGGGCCCGTTGCACATCCGCCCGATCGAGGTCAACGGCACGGCAGGGCTGGCGATGCGGGGCAACGACGGGCACCTGTCGGTGCTGTCGTTCACGGTGGACGCGGGGCGGATCACGGCGATCGACATCATGCGCAACCCCGACAAGCTGGCGAGGGTCCCCGACCTGGACTGA
- a CDS encoding MMPL family transporter: MFVRVGGFAYRRKWLAVILWVVVLFGVYGVATAVGDTYKDDMSLPGTEAQAASDLLKDHGAERAGDTVDIVLHDEGGLAQVQQRVDPMLAEVAKLPNVGGVQSVYENPNAISEDGTIGYATVQLEVASVDMPVEDTERILDAAQEIEGEGLQVELGGEAVRALAEGETGVGEMVGLVAALVILVLMFGTFIAAGLPIVIALFAVGSTVGVIILASHLFTIASWTPPVMFLVGLGVGIDYALLIFARYRTELVKGVEPERATITAMDSAGRSVFFAGCTVLLALLGLTALGLGSIQGMALSVALTVLMTMIASLTLLPALLSIFGKRFARQFLARAEKRKAKGKSQDGERWRKLATAVQKRPLAALLTAAVLLGALAFPALSIRLGFNDAGNDPSDTTSRQAYDLLSDGFGPGFNGPLLVVTDGGDGGATEAATAAAQTLRETEGVAAAADPMPTPDGEAATVLVFPVTSPQDEETTELVGTLRDDVLPGLTADNGAEYLVGGGTAASEDYAGKLADRMPLFMIIVVGLAIVLLMAVFRSILIPLKAAFLNLLSIGAALGVMKLVFQDGRFGFEGGPIEAYVPVMIFAIVFGLSMDYEIFLISRMHEEWVNSKDGDPSRAVREGLAHTGSVITAAGSIMIVIFAAFILSPTRMLQQSGLAFAVAIFVDAVIIRCMIVPAAMELMGKRAWWLPAPLAKILPKVELEKH, from the coding sequence GTGTTCGTCCGGGTCGGGGGTTTCGCCTACCGACGCAAATGGCTCGCCGTGATCCTGTGGGTGGTGGTCCTGTTCGGCGTGTACGGCGTTGCCACCGCCGTGGGCGACACCTACAAGGACGACATGTCCCTCCCCGGCACCGAGGCGCAGGCCGCCTCCGACCTGCTGAAGGATCACGGCGCGGAGCGCGCCGGGGACACCGTCGACATCGTCCTGCACGACGAGGGCGGGCTCGCCCAGGTGCAGCAGCGCGTCGATCCGATGCTCGCGGAGGTCGCGAAGCTGCCCAACGTCGGGGGCGTCCAGAGCGTCTACGAGAACCCGAACGCCATCTCCGAGGACGGCACGATCGGCTACGCCACCGTGCAGCTTGAGGTGGCATCGGTGGACATGCCGGTGGAGGACACCGAGCGCATCCTCGACGCCGCGCAGGAGATCGAGGGCGAGGGACTCCAGGTCGAGCTGGGCGGTGAAGCCGTCCGGGCGCTGGCGGAGGGCGAGACCGGCGTCGGTGAGATGGTGGGCCTCGTCGCCGCGCTGGTCATCCTGGTGCTGATGTTCGGCACCTTCATCGCGGCCGGCCTGCCCATCGTGATCGCACTCTTCGCGGTCGGCTCGACGGTCGGCGTCATCATCCTGGCGTCGCACCTCTTCACCATCGCGTCCTGGACGCCACCGGTCATGTTCCTCGTCGGCCTCGGCGTCGGCATCGACTACGCGCTGCTGATCTTCGCGCGCTACCGGACCGAACTCGTGAAGGGCGTGGAGCCGGAACGGGCCACCATCACGGCCATGGACTCCGCGGGCCGGTCGGTGTTCTTCGCCGGCTGCACGGTCCTCCTGGCGCTGCTCGGCCTCACCGCTCTCGGGCTCGGCTCGATCCAGGGCATGGCGCTGTCCGTGGCGCTGACCGTGCTGATGACGATGATCGCCTCGCTGACGCTGCTGCCCGCGCTCCTCAGCATCTTCGGCAAGCGCTTCGCCCGCCAGTTCCTCGCGCGGGCCGAGAAGCGCAAGGCCAAGGGCAAGTCCCAGGACGGCGAGCGCTGGCGGAAGCTCGCGACGGCGGTGCAGAAGCGCCCGCTCGCCGCCCTGCTGACGGCGGCGGTGCTCCTCGGCGCCCTCGCCTTCCCGGCACTGAGCATCCGCCTCGGCTTCAACGACGCGGGCAACGACCCGAGCGACACCACCAGCCGCCAGGCATACGACCTGCTCTCCGACGGGTTCGGCCCCGGCTTCAACGGCCCGCTGCTGGTCGTGACCGACGGCGGCGACGGCGGCGCCACGGAGGCCGCCACGGCGGCGGCGCAGACGCTCCGCGAGACCGAGGGCGTCGCGGCCGCCGCAGACCCGATGCCCACGCCGGACGGCGAGGCCGCGACGGTCCTCGTCTTCCCCGTCACCTCGCCGCAGGACGAGGAGACCACGGAGCTGGTCGGCACCCTGCGCGACGACGTGCTGCCGGGGCTGACGGCGGACAACGGCGCGGAGTATCTCGTCGGCGGAGGCACGGCGGCGTCCGAGGACTACGCCGGCAAGCTCGCCGACCGGATGCCACTGTTCATGATCATCGTCGTGGGGCTCGCGATCGTCCTGCTGATGGCGGTCTTCCGGTCGATTCTCATCCCCCTGAAGGCCGCGTTCCTGAACCTCCTCAGCATCGGCGCCGCGCTGGGCGTGATGAAGCTGGTCTTCCAGGACGGGCGGTTCGGCTTCGAGGGCGGACCGATCGAGGCGTACGTGCCGGTGATGATCTTCGCGATCGTCTTCGGCCTCTCGATGGACTACGAGATCTTCCTGATCTCCCGGATGCACGAGGAATGGGTCAACTCCAAGGACGGCGACCCCTCGCGCGCCGTACGGGAGGGCCTGGCCCACACCGGCTCGGTGATCACGGCGGCGGGCTCGATCATGATCGTGATCTTCGCGGCCTTCATCCTCAGCCCGACACGGATGTTGCAACAGTCGGGCCTGGCCTTCGCGGTGGCGATCTTCGTCGACGCGGTCATCATCCGATGCATGATCGTGCCTGCGGCGATGGAGCTGATGGGCAAGCGCGCCTGGTGGCTGCCGGCGCCGCTCGCGAAGATCCTGCCGAAGGTGGAGCTGGAGAAGCACTGA